From the Natrarchaeobaculum aegyptiacum genome, one window contains:
- a CDS encoding ATPase, T2SS/T4P/T4SS family: MAIDEADQSDAGDFSTGDASDGASDDDREGTAGAGDDPARVGDYTWADFMDEHGYGDEVASLYPSGTGPEAQLGLDTDERAEPTVPRGDDWDAVSFDPEAYLGFHPDDLEEWVLALAGDNRDVLEERFLEYVDPETTPVTKDVWTWEHYKWEYYYDDDGSRPRNKSGEIVRHDEAEALGFDPDDLEARLSAAGDAAMALDDVLEQRTVSVQEDIDEDAFFSNTDDTTTVANRYDLEKAVPLEKKTHFREVERYWVNKPYTYVVIFHSEKENEKKYYVIEPHLNEIETELKEFLSGKLRTAIKYSDESISENNTEDGRKSVIETETRRLLKRYDLFEKPGGGLRSRATPTRSGDSSGPGDDSGSGNGSGSGLLDSIKSLFSSDGGGDGDGNDSDATENLPASADSSDEARPAVPEEGSGGNTELEGISVRPEPVILAEDPSTLNEYQVEKLLYLLKRDFIGYERIDGIKHDINVEDISCDGYNSPVFVYHSEYEQIISNIYHGKEELDDFVVKLAQRSGKGISKRLPQVDATLPDGSRAQLTLGKEVSDHGTNYTIRQFKDVPFTPIDLINWNTFSLEEMAFLWLAIENHKSLIFAGGTASGKTTSLNAVSLFIPSSAKIVSIEDTREVELPQRNWIASVTRPSFSDDEQGDVDEFDLLEAALRQRPDYIVMGEIRGEEGRTLFQVMSTGHTTYTTFHADSVDEVLKRFTTDPINVSKTMFTALDLVSIQTQTRVQGRKVRRNKSLTEINHYEAEHDEINVQDVYQWQAETDEFLKMGDSNTLEEIRFDRGWSREKLETELFKRQVILAYLIKNGLNTYAEVAATVQAFINDPDTILTLIANGHLEDSLEDLREMESVLIDVDPEKEELVPRPDATDETYNLSTDILERAEESLFEEYRGQVPSGLASALGGVQSAPSMDDPSPAGSEPSDLEGETVEFEDTFGNESWEVDDSSPLAGGDAGEQPAWLTDDGGFDTADASLEGDADDETEALEDGEAPSALPGTDTEPASASEVGAAEGTDSELPVARDDERTADSIEADAEELDTLFDDMGETLEQIDDGRSSETAGTSWGDRGAGTAAPTDSSSMFPEGRLELPSSSDEDRADREDGGDDAGGSTTGDVDPSGETPETTAESPPDVESTGSPATALDGTQGTSPEPNETAADHGVEDESTDATRVAADAGDERDHSTAGGDADADEKPDGEPVGRDESTSGDRAEPADGEEPTPAQPETDADSSPAPTAESETPAESTDPNESDSIFGSGAGAPFGDDPDAVDDTDGDDGSLFDAAGDSTDRSRSPSVFGDSLAGDANSDDGDNGITTDDQETESAAETGSPADAAEDRDA; the protein is encoded by the coding sequence ATGGCTATTGACGAGGCCGACCAGTCGGATGCCGGGGACTTTTCCACTGGCGACGCATCCGACGGCGCGTCGGACGACGATCGCGAGGGCACCGCCGGCGCGGGCGACGATCCCGCCCGCGTCGGCGACTATACGTGGGCGGACTTCATGGACGAACACGGGTACGGCGACGAGGTGGCGTCGCTATACCCGTCGGGAACCGGACCCGAGGCACAGCTGGGGCTCGACACGGACGAGAGAGCGGAGCCGACGGTTCCTCGCGGCGACGACTGGGACGCCGTCTCGTTCGACCCGGAAGCCTACCTCGGTTTCCACCCCGACGACCTCGAAGAATGGGTCCTGGCGCTGGCTGGCGACAACCGGGACGTCCTCGAGGAGCGCTTTCTCGAGTACGTCGACCCGGAGACGACGCCGGTCACCAAGGACGTCTGGACCTGGGAACACTACAAGTGGGAGTACTACTACGACGACGACGGGAGCCGCCCACGAAACAAAAGCGGTGAGATCGTCCGGCACGACGAAGCGGAGGCACTCGGCTTCGACCCGGACGACCTCGAGGCGCGGCTCTCTGCCGCCGGCGACGCTGCGATGGCACTCGACGACGTTCTCGAGCAACGGACGGTGTCGGTCCAGGAAGACATCGACGAAGATGCGTTCTTCTCGAATACGGACGACACGACCACCGTCGCCAACCGGTACGACCTGGAGAAGGCCGTCCCGCTCGAGAAGAAGACCCACTTCCGGGAGGTCGAGCGCTACTGGGTGAACAAACCCTACACGTACGTCGTCATCTTCCACTCGGAGAAGGAAAACGAGAAGAAGTACTACGTGATCGAGCCGCACTTAAACGAAATCGAGACCGAACTCAAGGAGTTCCTCTCGGGCAAACTGCGAACGGCGATCAAGTACTCTGACGAGAGCATCTCCGAGAACAACACCGAGGACGGACGAAAATCCGTCATCGAAACCGAGACCAGACGGCTGCTCAAACGCTACGATCTCTTCGAAAAGCCGGGCGGGGGTCTCCGTTCGAGAGCGACGCCGACGCGGTCGGGGGACTCGTCGGGACCGGGCGACGACTCCGGCTCTGGAAACGGCTCCGGATCGGGACTGCTCGACTCGATCAAGTCGCTGTTCTCGAGTGACGGCGGCGGCGATGGAGACGGAAACGATTCGGACGCGACCGAGAACTTACCCGCGAGCGCAGACTCGAGTGACGAAGCCAGGCCGGCGGTCCCAGAAGAGGGCAGCGGCGGCAACACCGAACTCGAGGGGATCTCGGTTCGACCCGAACCGGTCATCCTCGCAGAGGATCCGAGCACGCTGAACGAGTATCAGGTCGAGAAACTCCTGTACCTGCTCAAGCGCGATTTCATCGGATACGAGCGAATCGACGGCATCAAACACGACATCAACGTCGAGGACATCTCCTGTGACGGGTACAACTCGCCCGTCTTCGTCTACCACTCCGAGTACGAGCAGATCATCTCGAACATCTACCACGGCAAAGAGGAACTCGACGACTTCGTCGTCAAACTCGCCCAGCGATCCGGCAAGGGGATCAGCAAGCGACTCCCGCAGGTCGACGCGACCCTCCCCGACGGCTCGCGTGCACAACTGACACTCGGAAAAGAGGTATCCGACCACGGGACCAACTACACCATCCGTCAGTTCAAGGACGTCCCCTTCACCCCGATCGACCTCATCAACTGGAACACCTTCTCGCTCGAGGAGATGGCGTTCCTCTGGCTCGCCATCGAGAACCACAAGAGCCTGATCTTCGCCGGCGGTACTGCGTCCGGGAAGACGACCTCGCTGAACGCGGTCTCGCTGTTTATCCCGAGCAGCGCGAAAATCGTCTCCATCGAGGACACCCGCGAGGTCGAACTCCCCCAGCGAAACTGGATCGCCAGCGTCACCCGACCCTCGTTCTCCGACGACGAACAGGGCGACGTCGACGAGTTCGACTTGCTCGAGGCCGCGCTCCGGCAGCGCCCCGACTACATCGTGATGGGTGAGATCCGTGGTGAGGAGGGTCGGACCCTCTTCCAGGTCATGTCGACCGGCCACACTACCTACACCACCTTCCACGCTGACTCCGTCGACGAGGTCCTGAAGCGGTTTACGACGGACCCGATCAACGTCTCGAAGACGATGTTCACCGCGCTGGATCTGGTCTCGATCCAGACCCAGACCCGGGTGCAGGGACGGAAGGTCCGGCGGAACAAGTCCCTGACCGAGATCAACCACTACGAGGCCGAACACGACGAGATCAACGTTCAGGACGTCTACCAGTGGCAAGCAGAGACCGACGAGTTCCTCAAGATGGGCGACTCCAACACCCTGGAAGAGATCCGCTTCGACCGGGGCTGGTCCCGCGAGAAACTCGAGACGGAGCTGTTCAAGCGGCAGGTCATCCTCGCCTATCTCATCAAGAACGGGCTCAACACCTACGCCGAGGTCGCCGCCACGGTACAGGCGTTCATCAACGATCCCGATACGATCCTCACGCTCATCGCGAACGGGCACCTCGAGGACAGTCTCGAGGACCTCCGGGAGATGGAGAGCGTCCTGATCGACGTCGATCCCGAGAAGGAAGAACTCGTCCCGCGTCCCGACGCGACCGACGAGACCTACAACCTCTCGACGGACATCCTCGAGCGAGCCGAAGAGTCGCTGTTCGAAGAGTACCGCGGGCAGGTTCCCAGTGGCCTCGCGAGCGCCCTCGGCGGCGTCCAGTCTGCACCGTCGATGGACGATCCGTCACCCGCCGGGTCGGAACCCAGCGACCTCGAGGGCGAAACGGTCGAGTTCGAGGACACGTTCGGCAACGAGAGCTGGGAGGTCGACGACTCGAGCCCGCTCGCCGGCGGCGACGCAGGCGAGCAGCCAGCCTGGTTGACCGACGACGGCGGGTTCGACACCGCCGACGCGTCACTCGAGGGCGACGCAGACGACGAGACGGAGGCACTCGAGGACGGCGAGGCGCCTTCGGCATTGCCAGGAACGGACACCGAACCGGCGAGCGCAAGCGAGGTCGGCGCTGCCGAGGGTACCGATTCCGAGTTGCCGGTTGCCAGAGACGACGAGCGGACGGCCGACTCGATCGAAGCTGACGCCGAAGAGCTCGACACGCTCTTCGACGACATGGGCGAGACCCTCGAACAGATCGACGACGGCCGCAGCTCCGAGACAGCCGGAACGAGCTGGGGCGACCGTGGCGCCGGCACCGCCGCACCGACGGACAGCAGCTCGATGTTTCCGGAAGGAAGACTCGAGTTGCCGTCCAGTTCGGACGAAGACCGCGCCGACCGCGAGGACGGCGGAGACGACGCCGGTGGATCTACCACCGGCGACGTCGATCCGTCCGGTGAAACTCCCGAGACGACGGCCGAGTCCCCCCCAGACGTCGAATCGACTGGCTCGCCTGCCACTGCTCTCGACGGAACGCAAGGGACCAGCCCTGAACCGAACGAGACAGCGGCCGACCACGGGGTCGAGGACGAATCGACCGACGCCACTCGAGTGGCCGCCGACGCAGGTGACGAACGCGACCACTCAACGGCCGGGGGAGACGCCGATGCCGACGAGAAACCGGACGGCGAGCCAGTCGGCCGGGACGAATCGACCAGCGGCGACCGTGCCGAACCAGCCGACGGTGAGGAACCGACACCGGCCCAGCCCGAAACCGACGCTGACTCGTCGCCAGCACCCACCGCCGAGTCGGAGACGCCGGCGGAATCCACCGACCCGAACGAGAGCGATTCGATCTTCGGGTCCGGAGCAGGTGCGCCCTTCGGTGACGACCCCGACGCGGTCGACGACACCGACGGCGACGACGGTTCGCTGTTCGACGCCGCTGGCGACTCGACCGACAGGTCGAGGTCGCCGTCGGTCTTCGGTGACAGTCTCGCGGGGGACGCCAATTCAGACGACGGGGACAACGGGATCACTACGGACGATCAGGAAACCGAATCGGCGGCAGAGACCGGGTCGCCGGCTGACGCTGCGGAGGACCGAGACGCATGA